From the genome of Amycolatopsis sp. NBC_01488, one region includes:
- a CDS encoding MurT ligase domain-containing protein encodes MSARSPLRTRASVAAGRVSAWLSRSAGLGQGGVIGGRVMLALDPRALKRLGRDRTVVLVTGTNGKTTTALMITRALEALAEVAANSDGANMPDGVLAALAARPDAPYAVLEVDETYLPWVAEQVNPAVLVLLNLSRDQLDRVGEVRSTERDLRAAIAAHPETTIVANSDDVLVTSAATDASKVVWVGTGRRWTGDSTACPRCDGLIKHEKDHWSCACGLARPEPAWTLDGDLVSTPGGRQVDLDLRLPGDANRANAAFALAAAHRLGVPPHTAAARLRTITDIGGRYRTVRRSRHFVRLMLAKNPAGWVETLRVLDEDTPVVVAVNAQEADGRDLSWLWDVHFERLRGRQVVVTGERGADLSVRLCYAEVAHWAEPDPVAAIDALPPGAVELVANYTAFRDLVSRLPGD; translated from the coding sequence GTGTCCGCCCGAAGCCCTCTCCGTACCCGTGCGTCCGTCGCCGCCGGGCGCGTCAGCGCCTGGCTCTCCCGCAGCGCCGGCCTCGGTCAAGGCGGTGTCATCGGTGGGCGGGTGATGCTCGCGCTCGATCCGCGCGCGCTCAAGCGGCTGGGGCGGGACCGGACCGTCGTGCTCGTCACCGGCACCAACGGCAAGACCACCACCGCCCTGATGATCACGCGCGCCCTCGAAGCCCTCGCCGAGGTCGCCGCCAACAGCGACGGCGCCAACATGCCCGACGGCGTCCTCGCCGCACTGGCCGCGCGGCCCGACGCGCCCTACGCCGTTCTCGAAGTCGACGAGACCTACCTGCCCTGGGTCGCCGAGCAGGTGAACCCCGCGGTGCTCGTCCTGCTCAACCTCAGCCGCGACCAGCTCGACCGCGTCGGCGAGGTGCGCTCGACCGAACGCGATCTGCGCGCCGCGATCGCCGCACATCCCGAAACCACGATTGTCGCCAATAGTGACGACGTTCTCGTCACCTCCGCGGCCACCGATGCGTCGAAGGTCGTGTGGGTCGGCACCGGCCGCCGCTGGACCGGGGACTCGACCGCCTGCCCGCGCTGCGACGGCCTGATCAAGCACGAAAAAGACCACTGGAGCTGCGCCTGCGGCCTCGCCCGCCCCGAGCCGGCCTGGACCCTCGACGGGGACCTCGTCAGCACGCCCGGGGGTCGGCAAGTCGACCTCGACCTCCGGCTGCCCGGCGACGCGAACCGCGCCAACGCCGCGTTCGCGCTCGCCGCCGCGCACCGGCTCGGCGTGCCGCCGCACACCGCCGCCGCGCGGCTGCGGACCATCACCGACATCGGCGGCCGCTACCGCACGGTCCGCCGGTCGCGGCACTTCGTGCGGCTCATGCTGGCCAAGAACCCGGCCGGCTGGGTCGAAACCCTGCGGGTGCTGGACGAGGACACCCCGGTCGTCGTCGCCGTCAACGCCCAGGAGGCCGACGGCCGCGACCTGTCCTGGCTCTGGGACGTGCACTTCGAACGGCTGCGCGGCCGGCAGGTCGTGGTCACCGGCGAGCGCGGCGCCGACCTCTCCGTGCGGCTCTGCTACGCCGAGGTCGCGCACTGGGCCGAGCCCGACCCGGTCGCCGCGATCGACGCGCTGCCGCCCGGCGCCGTCGAGCTGGTCGCCAACTACACCGCGTTCCGCGACCTCGTGAGCAGGCTGCCCGGTGACTGA
- a CDS encoding type 1 glutamine amidotransferase, whose product MTDSIVQIGLLLPEVLGTYGDSGNAQVLCQRLRWRGFDAEVVPVALGEPVPSTLDLYLLGGGEDGAQALAAAHLRKYRRALTPQAVVFGVCAGLQVLGTRFRGLDGVDHDGLGLLDVATEAGARRAVSELVATSSGLLDDAPLTGFENHLGVSKLGSGSESLGHVVRGTGNGDGTEGAVTDHIVGTYLHGPALARNPALADLLLTWTVGHPLPPLELPEVDRLRVERLTATRRRRTS is encoded by the coding sequence GTGACTGACTCGATCGTCCAGATCGGCCTCCTGCTGCCCGAGGTGCTCGGCACCTACGGCGATTCCGGCAACGCGCAGGTCCTCTGCCAGCGGCTGCGCTGGCGCGGGTTCGACGCCGAGGTCGTGCCGGTCGCGCTCGGCGAGCCGGTACCGTCCACTTTGGACCTCTACCTGCTCGGCGGCGGCGAGGACGGCGCACAGGCACTGGCCGCGGCCCACCTCCGGAAGTACCGGCGGGCGCTGACGCCGCAGGCGGTGGTCTTCGGCGTCTGCGCCGGCCTGCAGGTGCTCGGCACCCGCTTCCGCGGCCTCGACGGCGTCGACCACGACGGTCTCGGCCTGCTCGACGTCGCCACCGAAGCCGGCGCGCGGCGCGCGGTCTCCGAACTCGTCGCGACGTCGTCCGGGCTGCTGGACGACGCCCCGCTCACCGGGTTCGAGAACCACCTCGGCGTCAGCAAGCTCGGCTCCGGCAGCGAGTCGCTCGGGCACGTCGTGCGCGGTACCGGCAACGGCGACGGCACCGAAGGCGCGGTGACCGACCACATCGTCGGCACCTACCTGCACGGCCCGGCGCTCGCCCGCAACCCCGCGCTGGCGGACCTGCTGCTCACCTGGACGGTCGGGCACCCCCTGCCGCCGCTGGAGCTGCCCGAGGTCGACCGCCTGCGCGTGGAGCGGCTCACCGCCACCCGCCGGCGGCGGACTTCGTAG
- a CDS encoding sensor histidine kinase, with amino-acid sequence MKLGRVIAATGVRMRTTAVAVFALALAIAAALAVVVVLLEESLDRSVTESARSTGRQVAIQLVREGARDLSASDVASTGDTEAVTQVLNARGVPIASDPAIVGHPPLTAARPAVGQETIETLPLGLNGDSADYRVVSQEVNGPGGPYTVVSARSLEPVTEASTRLTLLLGLIAIPLLAIAGLAVYRAVGSALRPVERMRRTVAEISTRDLTARVPLPPGGDEVHRLAVTLNEMLRRLASAQAAQRRFVADASHELRSPLSTISTALDVSGRHPESTEDLVPVIARETARLRELVDDLLMLARTDDATDRPSRTEVDLDDIVRAEAERVRAECALDVEVRAGPAKVRGSEAQLRRAVRNLVDNARGHARSHIRVASSVRGDLAVVEVSDDGPGVGEGDRERIFERFVRLDASRQRGHGGTGLGLPIVAGIAARHGGRARCAASEEPGARFVLELPVLELPEEE; translated from the coding sequence GTGAAACTGGGCAGGGTGATCGCCGCGACCGGCGTGCGCATGCGAACCACCGCGGTGGCCGTCTTCGCGCTCGCGCTGGCCATCGCGGCCGCGCTCGCGGTGGTCGTGGTGCTGCTGGAAGAGTCGCTGGACCGCAGCGTCACCGAAAGTGCCCGCAGTACCGGCCGGCAGGTCGCCATCCAGCTCGTCCGCGAGGGCGCGCGCGACCTCAGCGCGTCCGACGTCGCCAGCACTGGCGACACCGAGGCCGTCACCCAGGTGCTCAACGCGCGGGGCGTGCCGATCGCGAGCGACCCGGCGATCGTCGGGCACCCGCCGCTGACCGCCGCCCGCCCGGCCGTGGGCCAGGAGACCATCGAGACCCTCCCGCTCGGGCTCAACGGCGACAGCGCCGACTACCGCGTCGTGTCGCAGGAGGTGAACGGGCCGGGCGGGCCGTACACGGTGGTTTCCGCTCGGTCGTTGGAGCCGGTGACCGAGGCCTCGACCCGGCTGACGCTCCTGCTCGGGCTGATCGCGATCCCGCTGCTGGCGATCGCCGGGCTCGCGGTCTACCGCGCGGTCGGCTCGGCGCTGCGGCCGGTCGAGCGGATGCGCCGGACCGTCGCCGAGATCTCGACGCGCGACCTCACCGCCCGCGTCCCGCTGCCGCCGGGCGGTGACGAGGTGCACCGGCTGGCCGTGACGCTCAACGAGATGCTCCGGCGGCTCGCGTCGGCGCAGGCCGCGCAACGCCGGTTCGTCGCGGACGCCAGTCACGAGCTGCGCTCGCCGCTGTCCACGATCAGCACCGCGCTCGACGTCTCCGGGCGGCACCCGGAGAGCACCGAGGATCTGGTGCCGGTGATCGCCAGGGAGACCGCGCGGCTGCGCGAGCTCGTCGACGACCTGCTGATGCTCGCCCGCACCGACGACGCGACCGACCGGCCGTCGCGCACCGAGGTCGATCTCGACGACATCGTCCGCGCCGAAGCGGAGCGGGTCCGCGCCGAGTGCGCGCTGGACGTCGAGGTCCGGGCCGGGCCGGCGAAGGTGCGCGGCAGCGAGGCCCAGCTGCGGCGGGCGGTGCGGAACCTGGTCGACAACGCGCGCGGGCACGCGCGCTCGCACATCCGCGTCGCCAGCTCGGTGCGCGGCGATCTCGCCGTCGTCGAGGTGAGCGACGACGGCCCGGGCGTCGGGGAAGGCGACCGCGAGCGGATCTTCGAGCGGTTCGTCCGGCTCGACGCGTCGCGGCAGCGCGGGCACGGCGGCACCGGGCTGGGCCTGCCGATCGTGGCGGGCATCGCGGCCCGCCACGGCGGCCGGGCGCGCTGCGCCGCGTCGGAGGAGCCGGGCGCGCGGTTCGTGCTGGAGCTGCCGGTGCTCGAACTGCCGGAGGAGGAGTAG
- a CDS encoding response regulator transcription factor — translation MRLLIVEDEREFAETLRRGLVAEGFTVDVAHTGREGLWRATEQEYDVVVLDIMLPELSGYEVLKRLRAAENWTPVLMLTAKDGEYDEADAFDLGADDYLSKPFSFVVLIARLRALLRRGAPARPAVLEAGDLRLDPSARTVHRGQQRIELTAREFGLLEFLLRRPGTALTKNEILGHVWDAHYDGDENVVEVYIGYLRRKIDVPFGTRTIETVRGVGYRLVDVTRS, via the coding sequence GTGCGCCTGCTGATCGTGGAGGACGAGCGCGAGTTCGCGGAGACGCTGCGGCGCGGCCTGGTCGCCGAGGGGTTCACCGTTGACGTCGCGCACACCGGACGCGAGGGGCTCTGGCGGGCGACCGAGCAGGAGTACGACGTCGTCGTGCTCGACATCATGCTGCCCGAGCTGTCGGGCTACGAGGTGCTCAAGCGCCTGCGCGCGGCCGAGAACTGGACGCCGGTGCTGATGCTCACCGCGAAGGACGGCGAGTACGACGAGGCCGACGCGTTCGACCTCGGTGCCGACGACTACCTGTCGAAGCCGTTCTCCTTCGTCGTCCTCATCGCCCGGCTGCGCGCGCTGCTGCGCCGGGGCGCGCCGGCCCGTCCGGCCGTGCTGGAGGCGGGCGACCTGCGGCTCGACCCGTCCGCCCGGACCGTCCACAGAGGACAACAGCGGATCGAGCTGACCGCGCGCGAGTTCGGGCTGCTGGAGTTCCTGCTGCGGCGGCCGGGCACCGCGCTGACGAAGAACGAGATCCTCGGCCACGTCTGGGACGCGCACTACGACGGCGACGAGAACGTCGTCGAGGTGTACATCGGGTACCTGCGGCGCAAGATCGACGTCCCGTTCGGCACCCGCACCATCGAGACGGTCCGGGGCGTCGGGTACCGGCTCGTGGACGTTACTCGATCGTAA
- a CDS encoding gas vesicle protein GvpO: MTESPEPFLAQNNNLPEDSGKSVSRLRAADAIREATTQFGVVTGLALHAVTGLRTRADGGWSVLVDVVELARIPDSTSVLATYRVDLDAAGELTACERLRRFTRGATDS; the protein is encoded by the coding sequence ATGACGGAATCGCCAGAACCGTTCCTTGCGCAAAACAACAATCTACCGGAAGACTCCGGGAAATCCGTTTCCCGGCTTCGCGCCGCCGACGCCATCCGGGAAGCGACGACCCAGTTCGGCGTGGTCACGGGGCTGGCCCTGCACGCCGTGACCGGGCTCCGGACCCGCGCCGACGGCGGCTGGTCCGTGCTCGTCGACGTCGTCGAGCTGGCCCGGATCCCGGACTCCACCAGCGTGCTGGCCACCTACCGGGTGGACCTCGACGCCGCGGGCGAGCTCACCGCGTGCGAGCGGCTGCGACGGTTCACCCGCGGCGCCACCGATTCCTGA
- a CDS encoding gas vesicle protein, which produces MTRLAASSDSLADILERVLDKGVVIAGDIGVSVVDVELLTLRIRLFIASAQTAREMGMDWWTNDPFFSPNAQREELAARVAELEARLPAPSGTGEQR; this is translated from the coding sequence GTGACACGATTGGCCGCTTCGTCCGATTCATTGGCGGACATTCTGGAACGCGTGCTCGACAAGGGCGTCGTGATAGCCGGTGACATCGGCGTCAGCGTCGTCGACGTCGAATTGCTGACGCTGCGGATCCGGCTGTTCATCGCTTCGGCGCAGACCGCCCGGGAAATGGGGATGGACTGGTGGACGAACGACCCGTTCTTCTCGCCGAACGCCCAGCGTGAAGAGCTGGCGGCCCGCGTCGCCGAACTGGAGGCCCGGCTGCCGGCGCCGAGCGGGACGGGGGAACAGCGGTGA
- a CDS encoding GvpL/GvpF family gas vesicle protein has product MSEWLCAYAITRNRPSTLDIGAPRLIGYRDLGVVVSEVTPERFDRIDTLDPVDGTLAELAREHDAVVRAVFRHEPVLPLRFGTVLDGEDAARRLLEAAYDQARDCLDEVAGHREWGVRVRHAEPTTARPDAAGLTGTQYLVRRRERLKAIQRGREDVVKVASGLATALRGHAADSMERARPHGVLANTAYLVAKGQEAAFHAEFEWFARELRQAGATVETSGPWPPYSFTDVELGVTADG; this is encoded by the coding sequence GTGAGCGAGTGGCTGTGCGCGTACGCGATCACGCGCAACCGTCCGTCCACTTTGGACATCGGCGCGCCGCGGCTGATCGGCTACCGCGACCTCGGGGTCGTCGTCTCCGAAGTGACTCCCGAGCGCTTCGACCGGATCGACACGCTCGACCCGGTCGACGGCACGCTCGCCGAGCTGGCCCGCGAACACGACGCCGTCGTGCGCGCGGTGTTCCGGCACGAACCCGTGCTGCCGCTGCGGTTCGGCACGGTCCTCGACGGCGAAGACGCCGCGCGCCGGCTGTTGGAGGCCGCCTACGACCAGGCCCGCGACTGCCTCGACGAAGTGGCCGGGCACCGCGAGTGGGGCGTCCGGGTGCGGCACGCCGAGCCCACGACGGCCCGCCCGGACGCGGCGGGCCTGACGGGCACGCAGTACCTCGTCCGCCGGCGGGAACGGCTGAAGGCGATCCAGCGCGGCCGCGAAGACGTCGTCAAGGTGGCCTCGGGGCTGGCAACCGCGCTGCGCGGGCACGCCGCCGACAGCATGGAGCGGGCCCGGCCGCACGGCGTGCTGGCCAACACGGCCTACCTGGTCGCGAAGGGGCAGGAAGCGGCGTTCCACGCGGAGTTCGAGTGGTTCGCCCGCGAGCTGCGCCAGGCCGGCGCGACGGTCGAGACGTCCGGCCCGTGGCCGCCGTACTCGTTCACCGACGTCGAGCTCGGGGTGACGGCGGATGGCTGA
- the gvpJ gene encoding gas vesicle protein GvpJ, which translates to MADAVESVADLLDRVVHRGAVVTGDVIISLAGIDLVRLDLRRLLLGLEE; encoded by the coding sequence ATGGCTGACGCCGTCGAGTCCGTCGCCGACCTGCTCGACCGGGTGGTGCACCGGGGTGCCGTCGTGACCGGCGACGTGATCATCTCGCTCGCCGGCATCGACCTGGTGCGGCTCGACCTGCGGCGGCTGCTGCTCGGGCTCGAAGAGTGA
- a CDS encoding gas vesicle protein K yields MSEPVRIPADAGRGLGHLVVTVLDILREVLERQALRRLDAGSLTPAQVEDLGQALIALELRFAEIRAALDERI; encoded by the coding sequence GTGAGCGAGCCCGTCCGGATCCCCGCCGACGCGGGACGCGGGCTCGGCCACCTGGTCGTCACCGTGCTCGACATCCTCCGCGAAGTGCTCGAACGCCAAGCCCTGCGGCGCCTCGACGCCGGATCCCTCACCCCCGCCCAGGTCGAAGACCTCGGCCAGGCCCTGATCGCGCTGGAGCTGCGGTTCGCCGAGATCCGCGCGGCCCTCGACGAAAGGATCTAA
- the gvpJ gene encoding gas vesicle protein GvpJ, protein MTRPGQTGGGLADTLDILLDKGLVIDASVRVSVIGIELLAIEARIVIASVDTYIRYLEAMQRLQNTTVPGQISQGLGQTTGLIPPPPPTPAVAVPVEPAVPVDQP, encoded by the coding sequence GTGACCAGACCGGGACAGACCGGCGGCGGACTCGCCGACACGCTCGACATCCTGCTCGACAAGGGTCTCGTGATCGACGCTTCGGTGCGGGTGTCGGTGATCGGGATCGAGCTGCTGGCGATCGAGGCGCGGATCGTGATCGCCAGCGTCGACACCTACATCCGCTACCTGGAAGCGATGCAGCGCCTGCAGAACACGACCGTGCCCGGGCAGATCTCGCAGGGGCTGGGGCAGACGACCGGGCTGATCCCGCCCCCGCCACCCACGCCCGCGGTGGCGGTGCCGGTGGAGCCGGCCGTCCCGGTCGACCAGCCGTGA
- a CDS encoding GvpL/GvpF family gas vesicle protein, whose protein sequence is MTLQLYGVVRAGHPRAPRTVCWDDLAMVVGDPEPDPAVHLAVVSALVEGGPVLPVRFGTVADDEDAVRTEVLAPAAGEYRADLDRLDGLAEVHVCLRFTEPGSPWRSARSDVLLSEVAERARDSVALPAGESADERWAFLVGLGDLLVVRDAVTGLTRGGGVQADWVGPLPAYSFLERRTCTRWSW, encoded by the coding sequence GTGACGCTGCAGCTCTACGGCGTCGTGCGGGCCGGGCACCCGAGGGCACCGCGGACGGTGTGCTGGGACGACCTGGCGATGGTCGTCGGCGATCCCGAGCCCGACCCGGCGGTGCACCTGGCGGTGGTCTCCGCGCTCGTCGAGGGCGGCCCGGTGCTGCCGGTCCGGTTCGGCACCGTGGCCGACGACGAGGACGCCGTCCGCACCGAGGTGCTGGCTCCGGCCGCCGGCGAGTACCGCGCCGATCTCGACCGGCTCGACGGGCTGGCCGAGGTGCACGTCTGCCTGCGGTTCACCGAGCCCGGCTCGCCGTGGCGCTCCGCGCGGTCCGACGTGCTGCTGAGCGAGGTCGCCGAGCGCGCCCGCGATTCCGTGGCGCTGCCCGCCGGGGAGAGCGCCGACGAGCGGTGGGCGTTCCTGGTCGGGCTGGGCGACCTGCTCGTCGTCCGCGACGCGGTCACCGGGCTCACCCGCGGCGGCGGCGTCCAGGCCGACTGGGTCGGGCCGCTGCCCGCGTACAGCTTCCTGGAGCGGCGGACCTGCACGCGGTGGAGCTGGTGA